AGCAGCTACGCGCATCGCTGTTTCACGCGCAGAAGAACGACCGCCGCCACGATAGTCACGCAGGCCGTATTTTTGCTGATAAGTGTAGTCAGCATGGCCTGGGCGAAACAGATCTTTAATTTCGCCATAGTCTTGTGAACGCTGATCGGTATTTTCTATCAACAAGCCAATGGGAGTGCCGGTTGTTACCCCTTCAAATACGCCGGATAAGATACGAACACTGTCAGGTTCACGACGCTGAGTGGTATAGCGGGAAGTACCAGGACGACGACGATCCAGATCGTGCTGTAGGTCAGCCTCCGTCAACGGAATACCGGGAGGTACCCCATCAACAATACATCCCAATGCAACACCGTGTGATTCACCAAATGTCGTCACACGGAATAATTCTCCAATACTGTTCCCTGCCATCACAGCTCCTTAGCTGTTATTTATCATCAGAGCGTTCAAGAGCCCGGTAAAGTGATTGTCGTGACAAATTAGTCACGATAAAGACGAAAATGTTCGCTGCATGCCAGCAATTGATCGCGAGTTAACATAAATACACCATCACCACCGCACTCAAATTCCAGCCAAGTAAATGGAATATCCGGGTATTCGTCCATCAAATGCACCATGCTGTTACCCACTTCGCAAATCAGTACGCCGCCTTCATTCAGATAATCTGGCGCTCGAGCCAGTATACGACGCACTAACTTTAAGCCATCGGTTCCCGCCGCCAGCCCCAGCTCCGGCTCATAACGGAACTCTTTCGGCAAATCGGACATATCTTCCGCATCGACATAAGGTGGGTTGGTTACGATCAGATCGTATTTTACCGGTGGCATATCGCGGAACAGGTCAGAACGAATGGGCGTAACGCGATGTTCCATACGATGGGCTTCGATATTTTGTTCTGTTACCGCTAGCGCATCAGCAGAAATATCAACGGCATCGACTTCAGCCTCAGGGAAAGCATAAGCACAGGCTATTGCAATACAACCGCTGCCGGTACACATATCGAGAATAGTCTGAGGTTCCTGAGTAATCAGCGATTCAAAACAATGATTAATCAGTTCACCAATGGGGGAACGAGGCACTAATACGCGTTCATCAACAAAAAATTCGTGACCCGCAAACCAAGCTTTATTGGTCAGATAAGCCACCGGTAAACGCTCGTTTACCCGACGAATAACTCGTTCAACAATGCGCTGACGTTCACTGAGCGTCAGACGAGAAAAATACATTTCCGGCGGAATATCCAGCGGCAGGAACAGTGTTGGCAGTACCAGTTGAACGGCTTCATCCCATGGGTTATCCGTTCCATGTCCATAATAAATACTTGCCGCATTAAAACGACTGACGGACCAACGCAGCATATCCTGAATGGTATGCATGTCGTTAACCACTTCATCTACAAAAATTTTGTCCAATGCGCCCTCCGGCAAGGAATAGAATATGCAAATAACCCCCTAGTTTGCCACGAAGCGTGTAACAAATCAGCTGTAATCAAATGTAATTCAGCTGTCCGTTCAGCACAAATATTGATACTCATTTTATATCTAACGTAGACAGAACGCGCTATCGGGTTACACTAAGCATTATCTTTTATCATATTTAGCCAATTTTGAACTCTTGAAGAAAAATAAATTTACCTTATCAGATGAAGAATATGCGTTATTTCGGGATTCCGTTCGCGGAGTGAAACCCCTGCGCCAAGATAAGGCCCTTCATCGCATCAAACCCAAAGTGAAGAAACGGCCGGTAGAACGTCTACTCCAAGAACAGATGGATGCCAGTTTCTATTTCTCTGATGAATTTCAACCGCTACTGAGTGAAGATAGCCCGATCCGCTACGTGCGCCCCGACGCCAATAGCTATGAAGTTAAAAAACTCAGACGCGGTGATTATTCGCCAGAGCTGTTTCTTGACCTGCACGGGCTTACGCAATTAGAGGCTAAACAGGAGTTGGGGGCGCTCATCGCCGCCTGCCGTCGGGAGCATATTCATTGCGCCTGCATTATGCATGGCTACGGCACCTATGTGCTGAAACAGCAGACGCCTCTTTGGCTAGCACAGCACCCGGATGTTGTAGCCTTTCATCAGGCACCTAAAGAGTTTGGTGGTAACGCCGCCATACTAGTTCTGATTGCTCAGGAAACAACGGAAGAACCGTCCTTATTCTGACTTCACGCTATTTTCACCTACACGGGTTAATCTGCTGGAAAATCTGGTTAGAGCAACCTCGGGGAATGGCCGATATGAGTAAAATACATCGAATAATCAATAACGCTATCTGGTTTACACTTTTTGGGCCGTTAGTTGGATTGATAATTGCAATACCCACCATATACATCAATATGGATTATCCTTCCGATTATTTCCATGATCTTCCTAAATACCTGCTGATAGGCCTGTTGATCGCTTATATCTGGGGAAGTTTACCCGCATTAGCAACAGGAATCATTCTTGCCTGTTTACCGCCTTCATATCAAGGCCTTCCTCTTGCTGCGTTGATTGGTGCTTTGGCTTCGGCACTACTTCCGATTACCGCATTTATTATTGTTGGCTATGGCATTGATATGCTATTAATTTCTGTTTTATGCGGAACCCTCTCATCGGTAGTCGTGTATCAGTCCATTCACTACTTACCGGCTATCAATTCACAGAAATAGCCACTACGGGTATCTGCCACATTCGGTATCACAACGCAGGACATTAATCTGTCCGTAAACCTCTCTGTATTATCGCGGCTGCTGAACCACGATTAATCTGATGAGGCATCAAATATGGATAGCATCCGAAATCGCGCCTGGCGGCTTTCACAAAACAAACGTAAAAAAACACCAGAGTGGTCGGGCAAAATACGACTATTGTGAAGAAAAGAACTGGAAGATGCTCTACACCCGTCATGTCAAGCTGGCAAGATCTGTGCAATTAGGTATTGAGTACCCCAGAATATCCAATACCCAACGAACGCTAAAAGCCAAGGAAGAGGCCTGACTGCCATATGAATGTGTTATTTATCTGTAGCCGTAACCAATGGCGAAGCCCTACCGCAGAACAGGTATGGCGTCGCCATCCTGAGCTTTCGGTTAAATCTGCTGGAACCAGTTGCAATGCCCGCAAGCCGTTAACCCCGACATTATTACGGTGGGCTGATGTTATTTGCGTTATGGAACAGAAACATAAAAACCGTATTGTGGCGGAATATCGGCGTCTGATAGCGCATAAAACCATTCACGTGCTGGATATTCCGGACGACTATCAATATATGGATCCGGAATTGGTTCGTTTGTTGGAGGAAGTGGTAGCACACAGGCTAGGACTCTAAGTTGGTCTTTCCGGCCGGGCGCTATGTCCGTTCAAACATATCTACTTTTACGGCCGGAATATCCAGAGGCTCATCTAAAAACGATTCAACAATTAATCTAACGAGCTTGGCGCTTGCTGCCAGTCAATGCTGCCATTGCCGGTTTCGGCATCCAGCGTGATCGCCGCCACAGCAGAAGTACCGAACATAGGTGGA
Above is a window of Limnobaculum parvum DNA encoding:
- the prmB gene encoding 50S ribosomal protein L3 N(5)-glutamine methyltransferase; amino-acid sequence: MDKIFVDEVVNDMHTIQDMLRWSVSRFNAASIYYGHGTDNPWDEAVQLVLPTLFLPLDIPPEMYFSRLTLSERQRIVERVIRRVNERLPVAYLTNKAWFAGHEFFVDERVLVPRSPIGELINHCFESLITQEPQTILDMCTGSGCIAIACAYAFPEAEVDAVDISADALAVTEQNIEAHRMEHRVTPIRSDLFRDMPPVKYDLIVTNPPYVDAEDMSDLPKEFRYEPELGLAAGTDGLKLVRRILARAPDYLNEGGVLICEVGNSMVHLMDEYPDIPFTWLEFECGGDGVFMLTRDQLLACSEHFRLYRD
- the smrB gene encoding endonuclease SmrB — its product is MKKNKFTLSDEEYALFRDSVRGVKPLRQDKALHRIKPKVKKRPVERLLQEQMDASFYFSDEFQPLLSEDSPIRYVRPDANSYEVKKLRRGDYSPELFLDLHGLTQLEAKQELGALIAACRREHIHCACIMHGYGTYVLKQQTPLWLAQHPDVVAFHQAPKEFGGNAAILVLIAQETTEEPSLF
- a CDS encoding low molecular weight protein tyrosine phosphatase family protein encodes the protein MNVLFICSRNQWRSPTAEQVWRRHPELSVKSAGTSCNARKPLTPTLLRWADVICVMEQKHKNRIVAEYRRLIAHKTIHVLDIPDDYQYMDPELVRLLEEVVAHRLGL